The following proteins are co-located in the Streptomyces bottropensis ATCC 25435 genome:
- a CDS encoding TetR/AcrR family transcriptional regulator produces the protein MAPASEVPQRSDAQRNRARILAVALAELSRSADVPLSVIAKKAGVGQGTFYRNFPDREALVLEVHRQEVQQLVDGAAELLRTLEPGRALRAWLDLLARYVTAKPGLADALRRATAAAGAPAKPGYPLLVAAIDLLLKANHDAGTIRPGVTADDLVLAIAGVWQLDPQGDWEPRAARLFDLVMRGLRTGAPGRR, from the coding sequence GTGGCGCCGGCGAGCGAGGTGCCCCAGCGGTCCGACGCGCAGCGCAATCGCGCGCGCATCCTTGCGGTGGCACTGGCCGAGTTGTCCCGTTCCGCCGACGTGCCGCTGAGCGTGATCGCCAAGAAGGCGGGCGTGGGACAGGGCACCTTCTACCGGAACTTCCCCGACCGGGAGGCGCTCGTCCTGGAGGTTCACCGCCAGGAGGTGCAGCAACTGGTCGACGGAGCCGCCGAGTTGCTGCGAACCCTGGAGCCCGGCCGGGCTCTGCGCGCCTGGCTCGACCTCCTCGCCCGCTACGTCACGGCCAAGCCCGGCCTGGCCGACGCGCTGCGCCGGGCCACCGCCGCGGCCGGCGCCCCGGCGAAACCCGGCTACCCGCTCCTGGTCGCCGCGATCGACCTCCTGCTCAAGGCCAACCACGACGCAGGAACCATCCGCCCGGGTGTGACCGCCGACGACCTGGTCCTCGCCATCGCCGGCGTCTGGCAGCTCGACCCCCAAGGCGACTGGGAACCCCGCGCCGCCCGCCTCTTCGACCTCGTCATGCGCGGCCTGCGTACGGGGGCACCCGGCCGGAGGTGA